GCGAGACCGCCTCAGGTTGACCCACAAGTTCAACTGGGCTTTCGGGAGCTGTAAAATAAATATCGATACCTTCTGGGCGTACACGCTCACGTATTTCTTCTATCGCACGTGCCGCGACGGTTGTAATATCCAGAAGGCGGCCTTGCTCAGAGGAATCAGCTGAGAAATCAGCTGTCGTGAGAATGTTCTGCACGAGTGACTCGAGTCGACGGGCCTGCTCATAAATGTGCGTCAGGCACATACGTCGTATTTCCGGATCATCATCCAAATCCTGATTTTCGAGCAGGGTTGCCGAGAAGCCGAGCAGGGTGTACAAAGGTGTACGGAACTCGTGTGCGAATGCGGAAGTGAGTGAGTCCCGCCATTTGCGCACAGCATTGATCTTCTCCGATGCGGAGGTCGTGATCACCGCTGACTCCAGCGCTTGTATCTCGCGCTTCTCGATGAACTCGCGCATGACCTCGTTTTGTAGAGCCATGCCGATGACTCCAGCAATGGATTGAAGAAACACAAGAAGACGGCCGTTCCACCGATGCAATGCCGTACAATCGATGAATTCAAGGAAGCCCCACCACTCCCCGCTGACACGAATCGGTACAAGGAGAACCGACTGTGCGGCTCTGGATTCAAGCAGCCTTCGGATTGATGGCGTTGCATCTCGAAAATCCGAGAGAAATGCATTACCGTCTTCCAACTTTCGCTTCCATGCTAAACCGCCGGCGGTTTCCATGGTGCCATCAAAATAGGGGGAATCGTAATCGTAGGATGTCTGCTTCTGGTGCTGTATCCATCTGTTCCGCACTTTCATCGTCGTCAAGCCGTTAGCGTCCCCGTGCACCGAAACGAGGTACGCTCTATCGGCACCAAGCGCCTCCGCAAGCATCCCGAGCGAAGATTGTTCAAAAAGATTCGAAGGATTGGATACAAGCGCATCAACGACCTGCTTCACCAGCGAGGCCGACGATAATGCCGCCTTCTTCTTTCGAACTGTTTTTTTCTTCTCTTCGATCATGGTCTTTTAAGCCGACATAGAATACTCCGGCACAAGAATACACCTACAAAAACCATTCCTACCCATTTCACGTTGAAATACCTTTGTTTCCGCGTATTTTCAGATGTTTTTCAACCAGATTTCTGTCTGTTTCTGGAACAGCGGCAAAAGCTTGTTTCGATTTTGTACAAAAAAAAGCCCCGTTCGAAGAACGGGGCTCATGATTATTATTAGAAAATCAGCCGCGGGTTCCGATGACTCCGCCTCGGCCGCCACCTTTTCCTGGATCGCGTTTCCCGTGCATTTTATCCCAGATGGCCGCCTGCTCGGGTGTGAGGAGTGCGCGGATCGCGGCATCGGTTTCCTGCTGAAGACCGGCAAGCGCCTTACGAAGACCTGCGGGGTCATTGGCAAATTCAACACGAAGTTCGGCGATACGCTTCTGCTGCGCCATAAGAATTTCCTTGATCTTGCCCTGAACTTCCGTATCGAGCTTCAGCATCCGTGTCCAGACCTTGATCTGGTAGTCGATGCGTGCTTCAATCATCTTGTCCATACGCTCCTTGCGTTCCTGCTCAAGCTTCTCCTTGAGCGCCTGGGCATTTGCGATTTGCTCGGGAGTTACGATTCCCGGGGCGACGGCGGAGCCGTTGATCTTTTCCATCAAGGCCAGGTGCTCGGCGTCGAGAGCTGCCTTTTTTTCTTCGGGAGTGAGAGTGGTGTCGCGAATGATCTCGAGACGACGCTGATTGGAGGCCGTGATCGCTTCCTTCAACGCTGTCTTGGTCGCATCATCCATCTCGGGATTCGCCGCGAGGAGGAGGCGTACCCAAGCCATTGCCCCGGCATCACCGATGCGGCGCGGATCAATCTTTCGATCGCCCGTAGGATCGTCGCCCAAGATGCTGTTGTCGAAATCGCTGATGCCGAGGAGCTGATCATCAAGAACGACGGGGGCCTGCGTATCGACCGGCGCGGTGAGATTGGACTGCTGTTCGCACGCACTGACAATGAAGGCGAGCGCAACAAGCCCACTGAGGAAAAGATGTTTCATTAGACGCTCCAGAGTGATGAGAATGTGTGTCTTTGGAATCTGCGTTTTAGACCGATGGCTGCAAATCCGGTTTAATGATCCTGAGAGCACCAATTCCAGCCGGTCATCATGCCGGTAATGAGACAACAGTCCAAGCGTAAAGGTTACAGTGGATTACAACACCAGGGCGGTTGTGGCGACGACAGGGTCTCGAGTCAGTCGAGTACGATCAGCTTCATAGTTTTGGAAATATTGCTCAACCGTACATGCAAGAAATACAAACCCGGATCGAGGGAGGGGAGTGCGTAAGGCAGGATATTCCTTCCAGGTACTACCCGGATGGACTTTGCGGAAACGATCGATCTGCCTCGAAGGTCGAATACAGCGACAATCAGCTCGTCAGGATTCTGAGCATCCACGTGCAGATGTAGCGACCCTGCGTCACCCGAACGTATCGGGTTCGGGGATATCTCCTTAATAGCCATGATCAAAGGAGAATTGGCGCGATCCTGCAGCCCGACAACCGCATCGATACTCCATATACCCCTCCCATGGGTGGCTGCGACGAGCCGAGCCCCGCCATCGATAATGAGGTCTTGCACAACGACCCGGGGAAGACCAGTACCGAACCGCTCCCATGTGCCGCCTTCGCGATGCATCCAGACACCGTCATCGGTCCCTGCAAAAAGAATTCGTGGATTCAGGGTTGAGATGACAAGCGCATTAACCGGGATATCAGGGAGTCCTGTCGAAATGTCGATCCACGTCCCTCCGGCATCGGTCGTTTCAAATACATGCCCTTCGTCGTATCCTGACAAAGAAACCCATGCACGCCGAGCGTCAAGATTGTGCACAGCTATATCTGTAACCCACCTTCGAGGTAATCCACTGGAGACATCCGTCCACGTCGGCTGCGCACTCAAGCTGTTGTCACATCGCTGAATTTTCCCATCTCCGGTACCAGCATACAGTACTGCCCTATTCGCTGGGGATCCCGCCAGAACTGAAATAACGGATTCATACGGGAGAACACCGGTAGTTAGATCGGGACTGATAGGCACCCATGCTGGAGATTTTGATGGATCGGCGGGATCTCGTGCCTCATACACACGCTGAGTCGCGGTATAGAGGATTGAGGGAGAAGCCCGATAGAGAAGTGGTTGTAACCAGTTTTTTCGGTCGCTCGCAGTGATTCCATCCGACATCGGGCCCCACGTCTGGCCACCGTTGGTGGAGCGGAAAGGGAAGATGGAAAGGGTCCCCAGTGTGAAAATGGTGGACCCGTCGGACTGAACGTCACCACCATCCACATCACCTCGAATAATCTGCCATCGATCTGGAGCAGTAGAAAATCGGGTTGTGCCGTTGTCTTGAGTGCCCCCCAGCAGGTGTCCAGACGGGCTCCCATGTACAGCAAGACGGTAATACTGTGCTGTGGTGAGTGTTTGCCCTAAAGATCCCCAAGTGCTCCCATTATCTGAAGTTCGATAAATCCCTCCATCGTTTCCAACGAGCACGTTGCCGCCGGGCTCAAATGCGAAACAATGCTGGTCGACGTGTACAGACTGATTCCCGAAGGTGAGCCGAACAAAATTCAAACCGGCATTCGATGAGAGATGAATTTCGATGCCGCCAACATATACCTTTGATGGATCCGTAGGTGATACCGCGATGGCAAAATTGTAAAATGCCTGTCCGAGCGGAAAATCACGCGGAAGGTCTGTTGGCAGGCGCTCCCATGTGTCTCCGCCGTCGCTACTTCTCATCAATGCGAGGAAATCATCGCTGGTGATTGGCCGTGCGACGAGCGCATACACCACGTTGGGATCAGCCGGAGTGCCGCCGAGGAGTATACGTCCAGTGGAATCTCCAGCAGGAAAATTTCGGCCGAGCTTCGACCATGTAAACGGCCGCCCTCCAGCACTGGATCGATACACACCGTTTGAAGGAGAACCGAGATCATCCCCAACGGCGGCGTACACAACACCAGGAGCAGCGTCCTTATAACGTACATCGGTAACAACTCCGGTGAAAACATTCGTCCAGTTCTTCCCCTCGTTTACCGATCTGTACAATCCATTTCTCGAGGCTGCGAAAACTGTGTCGAAGGATGTCGGATGCAATGCAATGCGGCTGATAGCACTCGGTTGAAACGGCCAAGGAGGGAGAGTCCAATTTTCCCCTCCATCGCTACTCCGTGCAACACCAGCTCCTTGGAAGACCGGGGCCGCGATGGCCCGCGACAAGGGGATGGTGGCCTCACCCGTTCCGGCGTAGACGATGCGCGGGTCGCGTGCGTCACAGGCGATTGCACCAATCGCGAGTGCGGGAAGTGCGTCCATCGTGGCGCGCCAGGTGCCGCCTCCGTCTGTGGATTTGAAAACACCTCCTGCGGCCGAGCCCGCGTAGAGGGTCGATGGTGTATTCGGATCGACGGCCAAAGCTCTGATTCTGCCAGCGATATTTGTCGGGCCGATGGAACTCCATGCTGTTGAGAACAGATGTTCCGAAGTCTTTGGAAGAGCGCTCCCTGCGTCCGTGAGAAATGACCGCTGTGCTCGCTCCAGTTGTGCGGGAGTGCATCCGAATGCCCGTTGTCGGTAATAGAACTCCTGTCCGGGTGCACAACGAGCGCCGTTAAATTCTTCATGTAGAACGTCGCGATCCTGGACAGTAACGGCGGCATTCCTTTTCTGCCCTGACCCGGCCCCGGTCCACCGTTCATCAATCCCGACACTATGCTCACCAAGCCAGAGCAGTATTTTCGCGACAGCAATGGCTGTACAGAACAGCAGTGTAATGGAACGAAAAGAAGAAGGTTTCATCGGAGACTTGAGACGGTCGTGTTACACGTAACGGAATCTACGCCGTGTGGATCTCTGATTCTACTCAAAAGTATATCGCCGCGCTTTTCTCGCGTTACACTGTTATTCCCAGATGCTCGAAAGCACGGCGGCGTCGCTGCGAAGATGCGCTTGTGTCGAAACGCCGAGTTCGATCGGTGTCTCAATCACAACCGCTCTTCCGACCAAGGATGAGAATGCAGACTCAAATGCCTGCCTTCGAAGGGAATCTCCTGCCATACATGACGGAATGGGGAGCACTCCATCATTGACATAGAGCACATCAAGGGACGGGAGGCGTGCCAGTGTCCGGACTCCAAACCGCCCCGTATCAACACGCGAAATGAGAAGCGCATGGGATGCCACACCTGGATCCGCGAACAGTTCCATCAGCGCTTCTGCGAACGTTTTCGTGGCTGCAATGTCGGTGTTCTTCAGAACGAGGCGATACCAGTTGTTTTTCCGCCGAGTCACCACTACTTCCCCCGCTTCCACAAGCCCGGCGGCCTGCATGGCGACGAGTAGTGCACCTCCCACTAGCTGCAGGTATTCACTCATCGGAACGGAAACTTCAGACGGCTGCATTGCACGGAGTCGGAGCCACTGACGCATTACAGCAAGCGTCGCAAATCCTGTGCAGATTCCCGCAGCGATGGCGCCGGAAAAAAGCGGAAGAAGCAAAAAGGCCGAAAGTACGGCACCTACAACAAGCACCCCCCACAGCGTCCCCTGAAGTCGAAGTGTACTACCACGTTCCTGGTACCGAGCGATGTCGTTCTTGATCTGGAGCATGCTGCGATGTGACGCGGACCGGTTTTCCCCCTCCTGAAGATGTATCGAAACAGCGGGAATTTCTCGACCCGAATATTCAGTGCCAAGGCCCCATGCGCGTGCCGCAACTCTTCGGTCCGGAATGAGTTGATGGTCAATATCAGCAGGAACGGAATGTACAGGCGCCACACGGGAGAGCCCGGGATGTACTGCACCGGGACCTCTTTCAATGGCTCCATCATCAGCAGGAATGAAGATATCCCTGATGTTATCAGCCCATCTGCAGAGGGACTTGGCCCGTCCTTCATCTGTTGCCTGCAGCAAGTCCCAGTATCGTACGAAAGGAACCGACTGTTCAACCGGGCCTTCGTGCACATGGAGGTGTTGTCCGATGTAATGCCGTACCTTCTCCGTAGAGAGATCAAACACAGTGTTCACACGGGTCTCGAACCATCCGTATTTGAGAAGATCTGCTTCGACGATGACACACCTGGTGATATCCCGGTTGATCAGCTCTTGGACTGCAATCACGTACGAACGTGAATTCCAATCCGCACCCGATCCATGCAATTCCGAGAGTTCATCATGGGCCTCATGAGACAGGCGTACATCCCAATTCTCAATGCCGATGAGACGTTGGATATCGGAGAGTAGTGGGATGACCATGTCATCGCGGCACATCATCGTTGATCCAGTGAGTAGAATGGGATGCAGGGAGGCAACCCGTTCATCAATGCTCATGGCGGAAAGAAGCAAACGCCCCACTGTTTCTTCATGCTTTGGTCGATTTCCGGCTGAGGTCCCCAGAGCAGAATCGACAACAACCAGTGAACGAAACCTATCCTGCATTGATTGTGCCTCATGCAGCATCATTTCCATTAACAGGTCGATACGACCTGTTACGGTTGGGGGTCGATCATCCTCGACCGATGGATCCTGAGCCTCGGTTCGGCTGTCACCCGCGACACGGGCATAGACGTCGAACGGAGGCAATACTCCATCACGGACGAGGGCTGGAAACGATTGCGTCACACGCAGAAGTCCGTCCACATCCGTCAATTCGCTGCGGGAGGTGGGGACATGATGCGAAATGCGGACGATGCTTGCGTTCGCAGCCTCGCGAAGCGAGTCCACGACCCATTTCCAGGATGAAGAAAGTTCCTCGACGCAATCAAGGATCACCAGACGATAGCGAAATTTCACCAGGTGCCGCGACAATCGGGCCGCATCAACGCCAGGATCGTTTTCATCACCTGAGGGAAGTGACGGAATTGTGAGCAGCACAACCGGAGCGCACGAGTAAGGCAATACGCTCACAGGATGCAGTGAAACATCTCCCCAGATCTTCCGCGCCGCTCCATCGAGCACCGGGGAAATTTTTTCGCAGCGATCATGCCACACCGCCTGCATTGCTAGATTTGGCGATAAAATGAGAGCACGTGTTTTTAATGCTTCAAGAAGTCGTGTCACGATCAGGCGCTTCTCGGCGACGGATGGCGTTGATATTTCTACCTCACGAATACCAGTGCGGAGCGCATGCGCAACCGTTTCGATCATGTCGAGTCGGTCCGCAGTGCCTGTATCTCGTGAAATAAGGGACGTGCCGAGCGTCGGGAAAGGGCGCATGGGGCAAAAGTACGCTCAATGTCGGAGAGC
This is a stretch of genomic DNA from Ignavibacteriota bacterium. It encodes these proteins:
- a CDS encoding GAF domain-containing sensor histidine kinase, giving the protein MIEEKKKTVRKKKAALSSASLVKQVVDALVSNPSNLFEQSSLGMLAEALGADRAYLVSVHGDANGLTTMKVRNRWIQHQKQTSYDYDSPYFDGTMETAGGLAWKRKLEDGNAFLSDFRDATPSIRRLLESRAAQSVLLVPIRVSGEWWGFLEFIDCTALHRWNGRLLVFLQSIAGVIGMALQNEVMREFIEKREIQALESAVITTSASEKINAVRKWRDSLTSAFAHEFRTPLYTLLGFSATLLENQDLDDDPEIRRMCLTHIYEQARRLESLVQNILTTADFSADSSEQGRLLDITTVAARAIEEIRERVRPEGIDIYFTAPESPVELVGQPEAVSRLLGILLNYCVTRVSTNGWVSLSLARGPHAVEMIISDNGTSLSAQDAARLFDIATMPSALSGYSGGNLGLSIAKDIVDSLHGFVTVESRDGEGISFRCSFPIDTALH
- a CDS encoding T9SS type A sorting domain-containing protein — its product is MKPSSFRSITLLFCTAIAVAKILLWLGEHSVGIDERWTGAGSGQKRNAAVTVQDRDVLHEEFNGARCAPGQEFYYRQRAFGCTPAQLERAQRSFLTDAGSALPKTSEHLFSTAWSSIGPTNIAGRIRALAVDPNTPSTLYAGSAAGGVFKSTDGGGTWRATMDALPALAIGAIACDARDPRIVYAGTGEATIPLSRAIAAPVFQGAGVARSSDGGENWTLPPWPFQPSAISRIALHPTSFDTVFAASRNGLYRSVNEGKNWTNVFTGVVTDVRYKDAAPGVVYAAVGDDLGSPSNGVYRSSAGGRPFTWSKLGRNFPAGDSTGRILLGGTPADPNVVYALVARPITSDDFLALMRSSDGGDTWERLPTDLPRDFPLGQAFYNFAIAVSPTDPSKVYVGGIEIHLSSNAGLNFVRLTFGNQSVHVDQHCFAFEPGGNVLVGNDGGIYRTSDNGSTWGSLGQTLTTAQYYRLAVHGSPSGHLLGGTQDNGTTRFSTAPDRWQIIRGDVDGGDVQSDGSTIFTLGTLSIFPFRSTNGGQTWGPMSDGITASDRKNWLQPLLYRASPSILYTATQRVYEARDPADPSKSPAWVPISPDLTTGVLPYESVISVLAGSPANRAVLYAGTGDGKIQRCDNSLSAQPTWTDVSSGLPRRWVTDIAVHNLDARRAWVSLSGYDEGHVFETTDAGGTWIDISTGLPDIPVNALVISTLNPRILFAGTDDGVWMHREGGTWERFGTGLPRVVVQDLIIDGGARLVAATHGRGIWSIDAVVGLQDRANSPLIMAIKEISPNPIRSGDAGSLHLHVDAQNPDELIVAVFDLRGRSIVSAKSIRVVPGRNILPYALPSLDPGLYFLHVRLSNISKTMKLIVLD